In Terriglobia bacterium, a single genomic region encodes these proteins:
- a CDS encoding SGNH/GDSL hydrolase family protein, with protein MRSSTSIEHGPPAAASVPGHDVPWRAFVRRFLGTLAAALLFTAGLNYLVNPESNYSIEILPPLTWNTRPAKARMMEQAQPRSQALILGSSRIMKIEPAMVERLTGLPAFNVGVNTAMTEDYYILLRYAVERAHLPLKLVIIGVDVDAFHNREPLDNYLLQPNPLASYLQKGEARHAQWKRFTTLFNGYQTKLSFVSLWDSLIHKRKAAYHFEADGYLHFDQYEAERATGHYDLEGKISANVEQYLRRYEGFDKLSPERLDYFDRTLRYGRDHGFRMIVFLTPTHPRLIAALQARDYAHRQEEVLAAVKSRCAQYGVPFHDLSTLDTFGGLPQDFFDGIHPNEVNSAKITNVLLAPGS; from the coding sequence ATGCGCTCCTCCACCTCGATCGAGCATGGCCCCCCAGCGGCTGCCTCTGTCCCGGGCCATGATGTGCCCTGGCGCGCGTTTGTTCGCCGCTTCCTGGGGACGCTGGCCGCAGCCCTGCTGTTTACCGCCGGTCTCAATTACCTGGTCAATCCGGAGTCCAACTACTCCATCGAGATTCTCCCACCGCTCACCTGGAACACCCGTCCCGCCAAGGCGCGCATGATGGAGCAGGCGCAGCCGCGCTCGCAGGCGCTGATCCTGGGATCGTCGCGCATCATGAAGATCGAGCCCGCCATGGTCGAGCGCCTCACCGGCCTGCCCGCCTTCAATGTCGGCGTCAACACCGCCATGACGGAGGACTACTACATCCTTTTGCGCTACGCCGTCGAGCGCGCCCACCTCCCGTTGAAGCTGGTGATCATCGGTGTGGATGTGGACGCCTTCCACAATCGCGAACCCCTCGACAACTACCTCCTCCAGCCCAATCCTCTCGCCAGCTACTTGCAGAAGGGTGAGGCCCGCCACGCCCAGTGGAAGCGTTTCACCACGCTGTTCAATGGCTATCAGACCAAGCTGTCTTTCGTTTCCCTGTGGGACTCGCTTATCCACAAGCGCAAGGCGGCCTACCACTTCGAGGCCGACGGATACCTGCATTTCGACCAGTACGAAGCCGAGCGGGCCACCGGCCATTACGATCTCGAGGGTAAGATCTCGGCCAACGTGGAGCAGTATCTCCGCCGTTACGAGGGCTTCGACAAGCTCTCGCCCGAGCGTCTCGACTACTTCGACCGGACGCTCCGCTACGGTCGCGATCACGGTTTCCGCATGATCGTCTTCCTCACCCCCACGCACCCGCGCCTCATCGCCGCCCTCCAGGCCCGCGACTATGCTCACCGCCAGGAGGAGGTCCTCGCCGCTGTCAAGAGTCGGTGCGCCCAGTACGGCGTGCCCTTCCACGACTTGAGCACGCTCGACACGTTCGGTGGACTTCCCCAGGACTTCTTCGACGGCATCCACCCCAATGAGGTCAACTCGGCCAAGATCACGAATGTCCTGCTCGCGCCGGGATCCTGA
- a CDS encoding zinc ribbon domain-containing protein encodes MPGPPPGKDLASKIAAAYRSVPPEQREKTVRGEDDVQNPELDRAFNKMVEMYRTRRPEKDTAVVPFPRTPVLRAEAPEGEAGEGYAGEGYECAECGHTNPPENQFCGMCGAAKEDAVVPQRRSTDPEPQPATMTATETNVKHHHHHYHHHHYQNNPYLLVAILLLLGVIAWQQWREYQWAMTAPTALPRFTQPLVQPGAQPAHSPAVNEAKPVSDASQPAPAKAAASPGVRAAKPAARPAALERRAAGAPQKTESPPPPEAVAKKIASDLLPSLVPPPNNPPQPPASTSTPAPQQ; translated from the coding sequence ATGCCGGGTCCCCCGCCAGGGAAGGACCTGGCTTCAAAGATCGCGGCGGCGTACCGCAGCGTGCCGCCTGAGCAGCGGGAAAAGACGGTTCGCGGGGAGGATGACGTCCAGAATCCCGAACTGGACCGCGCCTTCAACAAGATGGTGGAGATGTACCGGACACGCCGTCCGGAGAAGGACACGGCGGTCGTGCCGTTCCCCAGGACGCCGGTGCTGCGTGCGGAAGCGCCGGAAGGGGAGGCTGGCGAGGGCTATGCTGGCGAGGGCTATGAGTGTGCCGAGTGCGGGCACACGAATCCGCCCGAGAACCAGTTCTGCGGTATGTGTGGCGCGGCGAAGGAAGATGCGGTGGTGCCGCAGCGGCGCTCGACTGACCCGGAGCCGCAGCCCGCGACCATGACGGCCACGGAAACTAACGTAAAGCACCACCACCATCACTACCACCATCACCATTACCAGAATAATCCGTACCTTCTGGTGGCCATCCTGCTGCTGCTGGGAGTGATCGCGTGGCAGCAGTGGCGAGAATATCAGTGGGCAATGACGGCGCCGACAGCACTCCCGCGTTTCACGCAACCGCTGGTGCAGCCGGGCGCGCAGCCGGCACATAGTCCGGCGGTGAATGAGGCAAAGCCGGTCTCGGATGCGTCCCAGCCAGCCCCGGCAAAAGCAGCGGCGAGTCCGGGCGTGAGAGCGGCGAAGCCGGCGGCGCGGCCAGCGGCGCTGGAGCGTCGAGCGGCGGGGGCGCCGCAAAAAACGGAGTCGCCACCGCCGCCGGAAGCGGTTGCGAAAAAGATCGCAAGCGATCTCCTGCCCAGCCTGGTTCCTCCGCCCAACAATCCCCCGCAGCCTCCTGCTTCGACCAGCACGCCCGCTCCCCAGCAGTGA